A region of Flocculibacter collagenilyticus DNA encodes the following proteins:
- a CDS encoding DMT family transporter, whose amino-acid sequence MKISHAFEFILLAVIWGASFLLMRIAVPEFGPFALMELRVAIAAIALIPILIIHQKHKELWQHRKPIFNVGIINSAIPFVLFGYATLYLTAGYTAIINATAPLWTAIIAYFWFRQLLSRSALSGLLIGFVGVTALVWDKLSSLSNNITLAIFAALGATFLYGVTVNYTKVNLAQVNPSAIATGSQISAAIVLMPLAFIYWPTQPISLQAWISVISLGVICTAFAYILYFRLLRNIGGAKAVTVAYFIPVFASLFGVYFLHEPISISMITGGSLIILGTALTMGIISPLKKIHKRAKSTAKKI is encoded by the coding sequence ATGAAAATCAGTCACGCATTTGAATTTATTTTACTGGCCGTTATTTGGGGCGCCTCGTTTTTATTAATGCGGATTGCTGTGCCTGAATTTGGCCCTTTCGCGCTAATGGAGCTACGTGTAGCCATTGCGGCTATTGCTCTTATTCCTATCCTTATAATCCATCAAAAACATAAAGAACTATGGCAACATCGAAAACCCATTTTTAATGTTGGTATCATTAATTCAGCGATCCCCTTTGTCTTATTCGGCTACGCAACCTTATATTTAACAGCAGGATATACAGCCATTATAAATGCTACAGCACCGTTATGGACTGCGATTATTGCCTATTTCTGGTTCAGACAATTATTATCACGCTCTGCCTTATCGGGTTTATTAATTGGATTTGTTGGGGTAACTGCACTCGTTTGGGACAAATTAAGCAGCCTTTCTAATAACATTACATTAGCCATTTTCGCCGCACTAGGCGCTACATTTTTATATGGTGTAACCGTTAATTACACTAAAGTGAATTTGGCACAAGTAAACCCAAGTGCAATCGCGACGGGTAGCCAAATTTCTGCAGCAATCGTACTAATGCCATTAGCATTTATTTATTGGCCAACCCAACCCATATCACTTCAAGCATGGATCTCAGTAATTAGTTTAGGTGTGATATGTACCGCATTTGCCTATATTTTATATTTTCGATTACTGCGTAATATTGGTGGCGCAAAAGCTGTCACTGTCGCCTATTTTATTCCTGTATTCGCTTCATTATTTGGCGTTTATTTTTTGCATGAGCCTATTTCTATTTCAATGATCACCGGCGGTAGCTTAATTATTCTTGGAACAGCGCTGACGATGGGAATTATTTCACCACTGAAAAAAATCCATAAACGTGCTAAATCAACGGCAAAGAAAATATAG
- a CDS encoding DUF1289 domain-containing protein: MTVSSPCVSCCKLDENDICMGCYRSMNEIANWSQSNDEYKLQVLEHVKEREHLYKEMDYHTIDKYPITRNKHMQYKKQS; encoded by the coding sequence ATGACTGTATCTTCACCCTGTGTATCATGCTGTAAACTTGATGAAAACGATATTTGTATGGGGTGCTATCGCTCAATGAATGAGATAGCAAACTGGAGCCAAAGTAACGACGAGTACAAACTCCAAGTACTGGAACACGTAAAAGAGCGTGAGCACTTATATAAAGAAATGGATTACCATACTATTGATAAATATCCCATCACACGTAATAAGCACATGCAATATAAAAAACAAAGCTAA
- a CDS encoding universal stress protein, protein MKKVLIVADKYGTAQLAIQRGIDLANNINSTTEEKISVTIVAFSFEHLNRFSIALTPEAAQDIQQTILDKRTGEIDAALENADPEDIQIDIQIIWEKDVATWLLEYLNIHNYDLLIKSGNRSESFFYSSTDWLLIRNCPCPFMILCKNRWRSKHNVLAAIDLDTKSTSKQALNEKVIEQAKFYNQYIGKELYAAYIVPVSSVLNDLGLVFADEEDNQAQKTVLPRLRKYVEQRGLSAKNAIVRAGDPSAKLTSTAHKLGADLVVLGCVGHTGLSGKIIGNTAEKILTHLKSDVLVLKP, encoded by the coding sequence ATGAAAAAGGTACTGATTGTTGCAGACAAATATGGCACCGCTCAATTGGCTATTCAACGTGGAATTGACTTAGCAAACAACATTAATAGCACCACTGAAGAAAAAATATCAGTTACCATTGTTGCCTTCAGCTTTGAACATTTAAATCGCTTTTCTATTGCGCTAACCCCTGAAGCCGCACAAGACATTCAACAAACTATTTTAGATAAGCGTACTGGCGAAATTGATGCAGCATTAGAGAATGCGGACCCAGAAGATATTCAGATCGACATCCAAATTATTTGGGAAAAAGACGTCGCTACCTGGCTACTAGAATATTTAAATATTCATAATTACGACTTATTGATCAAATCGGGCAACCGCAGTGAATCATTCTTTTACTCTTCAACAGATTGGCTATTAATAAGAAACTGCCCTTGTCCATTTATGATTTTATGTAAAAACCGTTGGCGTTCTAAACACAATGTATTAGCCGCAATCGATTTAGATACAAAATCAACCAGCAAACAGGCGCTCAATGAAAAAGTGATTGAGCAAGCCAAGTTTTATAATCAATACATTGGTAAAGAACTCTACGCCGCGTACATTGTACCAGTGTCGTCAGTACTCAATGATTTAGGTTTAGTGTTTGCAGACGAAGAAGATAACCAAGCGCAAAAAACGGTACTTCCAAGACTACGAAAATATGTTGAGCAACGAGGCTTAAGTGCCAAAAATGCAATTGTAAGAGCGGGAGATCCCAGTGCCAAGCTCACTTCCACAGCGCATAAGCTAGGAGCAGATTTGGTGGTATTAGGTTGTGTGGGCCACACAGGATTAAGTGGAAAAATAATAGGTAATACTGCTGAAAAAATTCTTACTCATTTAAAATCAGACGTACTAGTACTGAAGCCTTAA
- a CDS encoding NCS2 family permease: MLEALFKLKAHNTNVKTEILAGFTTFLTMAYIIVVNPEILSISGMDYGAVFAATCIAAAIGSLIMGLYANYPIALAPGMGLNAFFAFGVVQGMGHSWQTALGAVFLSGFIFFLLSLFRVREWIINSIPNALRFGITAGIGLFLALIGLKNAGIVVDNPATLVSLGNLTAPTSLLFAFGFFLVCALSYRKVTGAVMISIVAVTAIALMLGMIEYKGFVSAPPSIAPTFMELDIAGVLNFSLVSIVFAFLFVDLFDTSGTLIGAAQRGNLLDKDGKLPRLKKALMADSVASMNGAVLGTSSTTSYIESTAGIEAGGRTGLTAVVVAILFLLSLFFAPIAAIVPPYATAPALLYVAVLMTSGLINIDWDDITEAAPTVITAIMMPFTFSIAHGIAIGFVSYAAIKLLSGKHKELNPAIAIIAGLFILKFIFID, encoded by the coding sequence ATGCTTGAAGCATTATTTAAACTTAAAGCGCATAACACGAACGTAAAAACCGAAATTCTTGCAGGTTTTACCACGTTTCTCACCATGGCTTACATCATCGTAGTTAACCCCGAAATTTTATCTATTTCTGGCATGGACTATGGTGCCGTATTCGCAGCAACCTGTATTGCAGCCGCTATTGGTAGCTTAATTATGGGGCTTTATGCCAATTACCCTATCGCGTTGGCACCCGGAATGGGGCTTAATGCATTTTTTGCATTTGGTGTAGTTCAAGGAATGGGACACTCTTGGCAAACTGCCCTTGGTGCCGTGTTTTTATCTGGGTTTATTTTCTTCTTATTAAGTTTATTCCGCGTCAGAGAGTGGATTATTAACAGCATTCCTAACGCCCTTCGTTTTGGTATTACCGCAGGTATTGGATTATTTTTAGCGCTCATAGGGCTAAAAAACGCAGGTATCGTGGTCGACAATCCAGCTACTTTAGTATCCTTAGGTAATTTAACGGCACCAACAAGTTTATTGTTTGCCTTCGGTTTTTTTCTTGTCTGCGCTCTTTCATATCGAAAAGTTACAGGCGCAGTGATGATAAGTATCGTCGCCGTCACCGCCATAGCCTTAATGTTAGGCATGATTGAATATAAAGGCTTTGTTTCTGCGCCGCCGAGTATTGCACCTACGTTTATGGAATTAGATATTGCAGGGGTACTAAACTTCAGTTTAGTGAGTATTGTGTTTGCCTTTCTGTTTGTTGACTTGTTCGATACCTCTGGCACTTTAATCGGCGCAGCTCAGCGCGGTAACTTATTAGACAAAGACGGTAAACTACCGCGACTTAAAAAAGCACTCATGGCCGACAGTGTAGCCTCAATGAATGGCGCGGTATTGGGTACATCTAGCACCACCAGTTACATTGAAAGTACTGCGGGCATTGAAGCAGGCGGACGAACCGGATTAACAGCGGTCGTTGTCGCCATTTTGTTTTTATTAAGCTTATTCTTTGCTCCCATCGCTGCTATTGTGCCGCCTTATGCCACTGCACCCGCACTACTATATGTGGCAGTACTAATGACCAGTGGCTTAATAAATATAGATTGGGACGATATTACCGAAGCTGCACCCACTGTGATCACAGCCATCATGATGCCGTTTACTTTTTCCATAGCACATGGCATTGCCATCGGATTTGTGAGTTATGCCGCCATCAAATTATTAAGCGGTAAGCATAAAGAGCTTAATCCTGCTATTGCCATTATCGCGGGCTTATTTATTTTAAAATTTATTTTTATTGATTAG
- a CDS encoding urate hydroxylase PuuD, whose protein sequence is MELLLNAYTLDWLNLIIRFVHVVTGIAWIGASFYFVWLDNHLQTPPQWKTDKGIKGDLWAIHGGGFYEVAKYKLAPDHIPEQLHWFKWEAYSTWLSGFALLVIMYYIGAETYLIDPRVMLLSPTQAVGIGLIFIITTWLMYEFMCETALINKPVLFGAILFIIGIGLSYALAHLFSGRGAFIHFGAIIGTIMAGNVWRGIIPAQKALVEAVKNNQVPDPSWAAKAKARSTFNTYTTLPLVFIMISNHYPVTYNHQYNWLILLAIVVITALARQYFVLKHTGKNKPIVLIGSIILTIILAAVLAPKPATTSSTIISTQQTESPTTAEIGTELLNPDQFKAGSLKVMNIIQTRCSSCHSSTPTDNIFTIAPAGVVFDNLQDVKKWAPRIRARTISSHDMPLMNKTNMTNEERHTLGRWINALQHMKNEG, encoded by the coding sequence ATGGAATTATTGCTAAACGCTTACACATTAGATTGGTTAAATTTAATTATTCGTTTTGTGCATGTTGTTACAGGCATCGCATGGATTGGTGCGTCTTTTTACTTTGTTTGGTTAGATAACCATTTACAAACACCGCCTCAATGGAAAACAGATAAAGGCATTAAAGGTGACTTATGGGCCATTCATGGTGGCGGCTTTTACGAAGTAGCAAAGTATAAATTGGCCCCCGATCATATCCCCGAGCAATTACACTGGTTTAAATGGGAAGCATATTCAACATGGCTTAGCGGCTTTGCGCTGCTGGTTATTATGTATTACATAGGGGCTGAAACTTATTTAATTGATCCCAGAGTCATGCTGTTGTCACCAACCCAAGCAGTTGGTATTGGCTTAATTTTTATTATTACCACATGGTTAATGTACGAATTTATGTGTGAGACTGCACTGATTAATAAGCCAGTCTTATTCGGAGCCATTTTGTTCATTATTGGCATTGGATTAAGTTATGCGTTGGCGCACTTATTTAGTGGGCGCGGCGCCTTCATTCATTTTGGCGCCATTATTGGCACGATAATGGCGGGTAATGTGTGGCGCGGCATTATTCCCGCGCAAAAAGCACTCGTTGAAGCGGTAAAGAATAATCAAGTGCCTGATCCAAGTTGGGCAGCAAAAGCCAAAGCTCGCTCAACGTTTAATACTTACACTACCTTGCCATTGGTATTTATTATGATCAGTAACCATTATCCCGTTACGTATAATCACCAATATAATTGGCTAATTTTACTCGCCATTGTGGTCATTACTGCACTCGCAAGACAATATTTTGTGCTAAAACATACTGGCAAAAACAAACCTATCGTACTGATTGGCAGCATTATACTCACCATTATACTGGCGGCTGTTTTAGCTCCTAAACCAGCAACCACATCATCAACCATAATTAGCACTCAGCAGACAGAATCACCTACCACCGCAGAAATAGGCACTGAACTCCTTAATCCAGACCAATTTAAAGCTGGCTCACTAAAAGTGATGAATATTATTCAAACCCGTTGTAGCAGCTGTCACTCATCCACGCCTACCGACAATATATTTACTATTGCACCCGCAGGTGTGGTGTTTGACAACTTGCAAGACGTTAAGAAGTGGGCACCTAGAATCAGGGCAAGAACCATCAGCAGCCATGACATGCCTTTAATGAATAAAACAAATATGACGAATGAGGAAAGACATACATTAGGACGTTGGATAAATGCGCTTCAACATATGAAAAATGAAGGATAG
- the guaD gene encoding guanine deaminase, whose translation MSIITLASEKKCHSSHYFRAAILHFISEPKNINDDKAWQYFEDGLLEVVNGKVISVRQASEALPSLPENASVVDYSGSLILPGFVDVHTHFPQAEMIASYGEQLLQWLENYTFVTEQKYAEQAYANKMAEFFLDMLFCHGTTAAMVFSTVHKESVTALFNAANAKNMRLITGKVLMDRNAPEALCDTAQSGYEESQALIEQWHGKGRLSYAVTPRFAPTSTPEQLTLAGKLLQQDSSLYMQTHLAENLDENAWVKTLFPDAKDYLDVYEQHGLMSTRSIFAHSIHLQEREYKSLAHHQAGVAYCPSANLFLGSGAFNMPTAQQYQLNVGLGSDVGAGTSLCLLNILSDAYKSQKVEGFTLNPFYSLYLATLGGAKCLDLEDKIGNFEANKEADFVVWDLNATPLMTMRNIHSHQLAEQLFSFIILGDDRAVVATYVNGQLAYERT comes from the coding sequence ATGTCAATAATAACGCTTGCTTCAGAGAAAAAATGTCATTCGTCACACTATTTTCGCGCAGCTATTTTACACTTCATTTCTGAACCCAAAAACATAAATGATGACAAAGCTTGGCAATACTTTGAGGATGGCTTGCTTGAAGTGGTTAATGGTAAAGTGATCAGTGTCAGGCAGGCCAGCGAAGCCCTTCCCTCACTACCTGAAAATGCAAGTGTCGTTGACTATTCTGGCTCTCTTATTTTACCTGGCTTTGTTGACGTTCATACCCATTTCCCTCAAGCAGAGATGATTGCATCGTACGGCGAACAGCTTTTACAGTGGCTTGAAAATTACACCTTTGTCACTGAACAAAAATATGCCGAACAAGCATATGCGAACAAAATGGCAGAGTTCTTTTTAGACATGTTATTTTGTCATGGTACAACCGCCGCCATGGTGTTTTCGACCGTGCATAAAGAGTCTGTTACCGCGCTTTTTAACGCCGCCAACGCTAAAAACATGCGCTTAATAACCGGTAAAGTATTGATGGACAGAAACGCTCCTGAAGCACTATGCGATACTGCGCAGTCTGGTTATGAAGAAAGCCAAGCTCTCATTGAACAGTGGCATGGAAAAGGAAGATTAAGCTACGCAGTAACGCCAAGATTTGCCCCTACCAGCACACCTGAACAGCTAACTTTAGCAGGTAAACTGCTGCAACAAGATAGTAGTTTATACATGCAGACTCATCTTGCTGAAAACTTAGATGAGAATGCATGGGTAAAAACCTTATTCCCAGATGCAAAAGATTACCTAGATGTTTACGAACAGCACGGTTTAATGTCAACACGCAGCATCTTCGCCCACAGTATTCATTTACAAGAACGTGAGTATAAGTCCCTCGCACACCATCAAGCTGGCGTTGCTTATTGCCCCAGTGCAAACCTCTTTTTGGGCAGCGGCGCTTTTAATATGCCAACTGCACAACAATACCAGCTCAATGTTGGCTTAGGCAGCGACGTAGGTGCAGGAACCAGCTTATGCTTATTAAATATATTAAGCGATGCTTATAAATCGCAAAAAGTGGAAGGTTTTACATTAAATCCCTTTTATTCATTGTATTTAGCAACGTTAGGTGGCGCAAAGTGTTTAGACTTAGAAGACAAAATAGGCAATTTTGAAGCGAATAAAGAAGCCGATTTTGTAGTATGGGATTTAAACGCGACGCCTTTAATGACCATGCGAAACATACACAGCCACCAATTAGCAGAACAATTGTTCAGCTTTATTATTTTAGGTGACGATCGCGCAGTCGTCGCAACCTACGTTAATGGACAACTCGCGTACGAGCGCACTTAA